A stretch of Mya arenaria isolate MELC-2E11 chromosome 14, ASM2691426v1 DNA encodes these proteins:
- the LOC128217169 gene encoding NEDD8-activating enzyme E1 catalytic subunit-like, whose protein sequence is MSSDWAGRWCHVQKFLERTGPFAHPDFEPSSETLTFLQEVCKLLIIGAGGLGCELLKDLALIGFKNIDIIDMDTIDVSNLNRQFLFRPKDVGRAKAEVAAEFINNRIPGCNVTPHYAKIQDYDESFYRNFHIIVCGLDSIVARRWINGMLVSMLQYEEGELDQSSIVPMVDGGTEGFKGNARVVLPGMSACIECTLDLYPPQVNFPLCTIAHTPRLPEHCIEYVRILLWPKEEPFGVGVAIDGDEPLHIRWIMEKSQERADEFSIPGINYRLTQGVVKRIIPAVASTNAVIAAACSTEVFKLATSCCMPLNNYMNFNDTEGIYTYTFEAEKKEDCMACSKIPKAITFSESDKLQDVINFLVESPEYQMKSPGVTAMVQGKNKTLYMQTVKSIEEKTRQNLKITLKELGLVSGQELYVADVTTPLTLTFKLSLATNME, encoded by the exons ATGTCTTCTGACTGGGCAGGCAGATGGTGCCATGTACAAAAGTTCCTGGAGAGAACTGGGCCCTTTGCTCACCCAGATTTTGAGCCAAGCTCTGAG ACTTTGACATTCCTGCAGGAGGTGTGTAAGCTGCTGATTATTGGAGCTGGAGGTCTTGGTTGTGAACTGCTCAAAGATCTG GCGTTGATTGGTTTTAAAAACATCGACATCATTGACATGGACACCATAGATGTCTCCAATctcaacagacagttcctctTTAG ACCAAAAGATGTAGGGAGAGCAAAGGCAGAGGTAGCTGCTGAGTTCATCAACAACAGAATCCCAGGCTGTAATGTCACTCC ACACTATGCAAAGATCCAGGATTATGATGAATCATTCTACAGAA ATTTTCACATCATTGTGTGTGGGTTGGACTCAATTGTAGCAAGAAGATGGATAAATGGAATGCTG GTGAGCATGCTACAATATGAGGAAGGTGAGCTGGACCAGTCTAGTATCGTGCCTATGGTGGACGGAGGGACGGAAGGGTTCAAGGGTAATGCGCGTGTTGTCCTTCCCGGCATGTCTGCCTGCATAGAGTGTACTCTGGATCTCTATCCACCACAG GTGAATTTCCCCCTGTGTACCATAGCCCACACCCCACGTCTGCCGGAACACTGTATAGAGTATGTGAGGATTCTCCTCTGGCCCAAGGAGGAACCATTCGGGG TTGGTGTGGCTATAGATGGGGACGAGCCGCTGCATATCCGCTGGATCATGGAGAAATCTCAGGAAAGGGCTGATGAGTTTAGTATCCCTGGCATCAACTACAGACTTACACAGG GTGTTGTAAAAAGGATCATTCCAGCGGTGGCCTCAACGAATGCTGTCATAGCAG CTGCCTGTTCTACCGAGGTGTTCAAACTGGCTACAAG TTGCTGTATGCCTCTTAATAACTACATGAACTTCAATGACACAGAAGGAATCTACACATATACCTTTGAGGCAGAGAAAAAG GAGGACTGCATGGCGTGCAGTAAGATCCCCAAGGCAATAACATTCTCCGAGTCCGACAAGCTACAGGACGTCATCAACTTTCTTGTAGAGAGCCCCGAATA tcAGATGAAGTCGCCGGGTGTGACGGCAATGGTGCAGGGTAAGAACAAGACCCTGTACATGCAGACCGTCAAGTCTATAGAGGAGAAGACTAGGCAAAACCTGAAAATCACTCTCAAGG AGCTGGGCTTGGTGTCCGGGCAGGAGCTGTATGTTGCTGATGTGACCACtccactgaccttgaccttcaaactGAGCCTCGCCACCAACATGGAGTGA
- the LOC128218565 gene encoding betaine--homocysteine S-methyltransferase 1-like: MSTENALLKRLKNGGNLVVAEGYIFEFERKGYLQAGTFVPEVTIEHPELVMQMYEEFVHAGSDVVLAFTYYAHREKLRLIGRENELEAMNRAALQMARQVADKHGCLMAGNISNTTAYIPDDPESHAKVEQIFKEQVVIAAEGGADYIVGETFSHFGEASIALQAILKYGKGLPAVITLSPPATDTMIDGVTLADACKRLEDAGAAVVGLNCGRGPETMLPAIREIMKVCKGPVAALPVTYRTTPQEPTFFSLTIPGTKSRAFPLELCTCLCGRCHIEEFANQCREMGVQYVGLCCGNSANMTRIVAQGYGRTPPAARYAPAMEKHFIFGDKTKFKDTYTEGVRAHVGGDFD; encoded by the exons ATGTCAACAGAAAACG CACTCTTGAAACGGCTGAAGAATGGCGGAAATCTGGTGGTGGCGGAGGGATACATTTTCGAGTTCGAGCGAAAAGGTTACCTTCAGGCGGGCACTTTCGTGCCGGAAGTGACTATCGAGCACCCGGAACTGGTCATGCAGATGTACGAGGAGTTTGTACATGCCGGAAGTGACGTCGTTCTAGCATTTACG TACTACGCCCACCGGGAGAAATTGCGGTTGATTGGGCGCGAGAATGAGTTGGAGGCTATGAACCGCGCAGCCCTGCAGATGGCGCGGCAAGTGGCGGACAAACATGGCTGCCTTATGGCCGGCAACATCTCCAACACCACCGCATACATTCCAGATGACCCGGAGTCACATGCTAAGGTCGAACAGATATTCAAG GAGCAAGTTGTTATAGCGGCAGAGGGTGGGGCGGACTATATTGTTGGGGAAACGTTTAGCCACTTCGGGGAGGCCAGTATAGCTCTTCAAGCCATCCTAAAGTATGGCAAAG GTCTGCCGGCCGTGATCACGCTATCTCCCCCGGCCACCGACACTATGATAGACGGGGTAACGCTTGCAGACGCCTGCAAGCGCCTGGAGGATGCAGGGGCCGCCGTGGTCGGGCTCAATTGCGGCCGCGGCCCTGAAACAATGCTTCCGGCTATCAGGGAGATCATGAAAGTTTGCAAG GGTCCCGTCGCAGCCCTTCCGGTGACCTATAGGACCACCCCACAGGAGCCGACGTTTTTCTCGCTAACAATACCCGGCACAA AAAGTCGTGCGTTTCCTTTGGAGCTTTGCACATGCCTGTGTGGGAGATGTCACATTGAAGAGTTTGCCAATCAGTGCCGTGAGATGGGGGTTCAATACGTCGGGCTCTGCTGCGGAAACTCGGCAAACATGACGCGCATCGTCGCCCAGGGTTATGGACGGACACCACCGGCAGCCCGGTACGCGCCAGCCATGGAAAAACACTTCATCTTTGGCGACAAGACCAAGTTCAAGGACACGTACACAGAGGGAGTCCGTGCGCATGTCGGAGGAGactttgattga